The following coding sequences lie in one Silene latifolia isolate original U9 population chromosome 5, ASM4854445v1, whole genome shotgun sequence genomic window:
- the LOC141657682 gene encoding uncharacterized protein LOC141657682 has protein sequence MLMMMTMTMILRNSGTLRRLSPFTYRFHSQFVVVDDPRLFLDSVREQCRLGFSRIDIPVSIYHQLNYLRPRPSIIVFNQLFTAMSKIQPHPPFSTVITLFNHLELSGRRPDMHSIGILAKCYSSLGRVDFAFSLLGKHIKLGYPPNIVIITTLLNGLIDSDKLRQAVQFLDKIVKLQIQPSLVTYGSMFRGLCNSGDNDGALRLLRNMESKAPFKPGVVIYNTLIDSLCKDRLLPQALSLFNEMKAKSILPDVVTYTSLIRGVCNLGCWDHAKELLTEMLDNNISPNIETYSTLVDSYCKEGNVDEARAIFEFMTKRGVRPNIITYNAFLDGYCLRGEMREAEKLLDVMVKDGVMPDVVTFNSLINGYCKSKKVDKALEMCHDRYLKGTHIMPDVFSYNTIIHALCKDDRLQHAVQLFKDMQDRGVAPDVFTYTALLDGLLRNAQIDAAISLREEMENNGVAPNIVTYNTIINGLCEAGRLVEATKVFSTLVAKRLPPNVTTYNIQIKVLCRQGLLGDAAKLLKEMADNGCSPNERCYNTIIKGFLNANDIAMALDHLQTMTIQGFAADADTSSLFLSFLTSPNVTVSDKALLRKYFLQNNG, from the exons atgttgatgatgatgacgatgacgatgataCTCAGAAACTCAGGTACCCTTCGTCGCCTTTCCCCTTTTACATATCGATTTCATTCCCAATTTGTTGTTGTCGACGACCCCCGATTGTTTCTGGATTCCGTTAGAGAACAATGCCGGTTAGGGTTTTCTAGAATTGATATCCCCGTTTCTATATATCATCAGTTGAACTATCTTCGCCCTCGTCCTTCTATTATCGTCTTCAATCAGCTGTTTACTGCTATGTCTAAGATTCAACCCCATCCCCCTTTCTCTACTGTCATTACTCTCTTTAATCACCTTGAATTGTCTGGTCGCCGCCCCGATATGCATTCCATTGGTATTCTCGCCAAGTGTTATTCTTCCTTGGGCCGTGTTGATTTTGCCTTCTCTCTCCTTGGTAAGCACATTAAGCTTGGCTATCCACCTaatattgtcattatcactaCCTTACTCAATGGTTTAATTGATTCCGATAAATTACGCCAAGCTGTTCAATTTTTGGATAAAATCGTCAAGCTTCAGATACAACCCTCCCTAGTTACTTATGGCTCTATGTTTAGAGGTCTTTGCAATTCTGGCGACAATGATGGTGCTCTCCGCTTGCTCCGAAATATGGAATCTAAAGCCCCTTTTAAGCCTGGTGTTGTCATTTATAACACCTTAATTGATAGCCTTTGTAAAGACCGTCTGTTACCTCAAGCCCTTAGCCTTTTCAACGAGATGAAAGCCAAGAGCATTCTGCCCGATGTCGTAACCTATACTTCCTTAATTCGAGGGGTCTGTAATTTAGGGTGTTGGGATCATGCCAAAGAACTCTTGACTGAGATGCTGGACAACAACATTTCTCCCAATATTGAAACCTACAGTACCTTAGTTGACAGTTACTGTAAAGAGGGAAATGTGGATGAAGCAAGGGCTATTTTTGAATTCATGACTAAGAGAGGTGTGCGCCCTAACATTATTACCTACAATGCTTTTTTGGATGGGTACTGCTTGCGTGGAGAGATGAGGGAGGCAGAAAAGCTCCTGGATGTTATGGTGAAAGATGGTGTCATGCCTGATGTTGTGACTTTCAACAGCCTAATTAATGGATATTGCAAGTCTAAAAAGGTGGACAAAGCTTTGGAGATGTGCCATGATAGGTATCTTAAAGGAACACATATAATGCCAGATGTTTTCAGCTATAACACCATAATACATGCCTTGTGCAAGGATGACAGACTCCAGCATGCAGTCCAGCTTTTTAAAGATATGCAAGATCGAGGTGTGGCACCCGACGTGTTCACTTACACTGCATTGCTTGACGGCCTTTTAAGAAATGCACAAATTGATGCGGCGATCTCCTTACGTGAAGAGATGGAGAATAATGGAGTGGCACCTAATATTGTTACATACAATACCATAATTAATGGCCTTTGTGAAGCCGGGCGACTAGTTGAAGCAACAAAGGTGTTCTCTACTCTTGTGGCCAAGCGATTGCCGCCAAATGTAACTACCTATAATATTCAAATCAAAGTTTTATGTAGGCAAGGGTTGTTAGGTGATGCAGCCAAATTATTAAAGGAGATGGCGGATAATGGATGTTCTCCAAATGAACGCTGCTACAATACAATAATTAAAGGATTTCTCAATGCCAATGATATTGCGATGGCTTTGGATCATCTTCAGACTATGACGATCCAAGGATTTGCTGCTGATGCGGACACATCTTCTTTATTTCTCAGCTTTCTCACTTCCCCTAATGTTACTGTATCAGACAAAGCCTTGCTTCGAAAGTATTTTCTACAGAATAATG GGTAA